The following DNA comes from Papaver somniferum cultivar HN1 chromosome 4, ASM357369v1, whole genome shotgun sequence.
tctactgttgatccattTTATTTGTATCAACAGTGATTGTTTACTCAAAAACATcactgaaatggataaacttctattgtttatccttcttttatttggatcaactgttgttgtttatcccctaaattggataaacttctactgttgatccattTTATTTGTATCAACAGTGATTGTTTACACATATTTATTCTGAACACCACTATATGTTATGGTTGTTGCAGGACAAAGATGGTCGTTGCagagttcaaattttgcaatcaGACCGTCTCTCATCTTGTTTCATTTTCAACTACTGTCAAGGATATGATAAGTTTGGTGAAACAAAAGTGGCCTTATGTTCCTGAAGAACTTATACTTTTTGGTTACACTGTAGATGGTACTTCAAATGTCATCAATCACGATTTAGAATTGGggtttttcattcactactgcaGCTCACAAGGGATTGACTTGTTGAAGTTTGAAATCCAGTTAAGGGCTTGTGTTGATTATATTCCTTCATCATCTTATTCTGCTCCTGCTccttcttcttcgtcatcatcaaGTTGTATTTCAATTGATGAGGTAGTTGTTGTGGAAGACATCACTGATGATGCGTGTTTGATCAAAAAGGTACAGAAGAAGTCTGATGCTTGGGTCAACATCTTAACTGGAGTAGGCAGTTGTTTCAAGGTGGTATTAGAGAAGTTAAGTATGTTGTTACAAAGTATGAAATAAATAGTGGTCGCAAATACAAATTAGTTAAGAGTGACTTTGAACGATACACTGTGGAGTGCAAGTTCAAGGAGGAGGAAAATTGTCGCTGGAGGTTTCACGCCTCTCTCTTTGCCAAATCAAATGGTGTATTCTAATGCAAGAGATACGTTTCAGAGCATTCATGTAGTTTAGCTTCATCTGATCCATCAAAAGTTAGGATGAGAAAATCGTTTATGAAGGATATCTTGGCAGATGATTTACgagcattgaagaagaagaagactgctTCAGAAGTTATAGATTTATTCCGAAATGAATATGGGGTTGACCTCACGTATATTCAGGCATACCATGGTTTAAACTTCACCAAGCAATTTCTTTGGGGTGACGATATCAAATCTTATTCAGACTTTGTTTGGTATAAAGATGCCATTGAACATTACAATCCTGGAAGTGTTGTCAACTTTGAGTATGATAGTGTCACGCGTCAGTTCAAAAGGTTTTTCGTTTCTTTTGAAGCTTTCATAACTGGTTTCAACAATTACTGCCGTCCAATGCTATTTATCGATTTTACCTTTCTCACTGGGAAGTTCAAAGGTGGTCTTATGGTTGCATGCGGAAAAACTGGTAACCAAGGAAtgacttttaaatttttactctTTTTCATTTAGTAGTTTTAGTAACCAAGTTGTTTGTttgatccatcatcatggataaacatccactgtttatccaactgaaatggataaacatcaattgttgatccaactgaaatggataaacttctactgttgatccaacaaaaatatatcaatttcagttttatgccacttactgttgatccatcatcatggataaacatccacaattgatccaactgaaatggataaacttatactgttgatccaactgaaatatatcaatttcagttttatgacacttattttgtttttatttattataatttATCTAGTTGCATTTGGTCTTGTTCCTTGTGAAAATTGTGAGAATTGGAAATGGTTTTTAACCAAGTTGAAGGGTATTATTCGTGAAGATCGTCCACTGACCATCATATCATATCGTGGAATCGACCTTTTGAAGCATGTGACTGAAGTCTTCCCAAATGCTTACCAATCCTTCTGTCTTTACCATATGAAAGGAAATATTCTTGTTCCAAAGGGCAAGAGCAGACAAACTGCAGTCAAGTTATTCGAACAGTGCTACACTGCATTAACAAAGGAAAATTTTTATGCTGCCGCGAAGAGTATGAGTAATCTAAAGTTGGATTCAGTGGTTgcttggatgatgaagattccattAGAGAAATGGGATGCTCATGCATTTCCAGGAGAGACGTGGGGTGAGAACACATCTaatattgctgagagtttcaataATGTTATTAAGAGTGATAAGCCGCTTCT
Coding sequences within:
- the LOC113273220 gene encoding uncharacterized protein LOC113273220, giving the protein MVVAEFKFCNQTVSHLVSFSTTVKDMISLVKQKWPYVPEELILFGYTVDGTSNVINHDLELGFFIHYCSSQGIDLLKFEIQLRACVDYIPSSSYSAPAPSSSSSSSCISIDEVVVVEDITDDACLIKKVQKKSDAWVNILTGVGSCFKVVLEKLKHSCSLASSDPSKVRMRKSFMKDILADDLRALKKKKTASEVIDLFRNEYGVDLTYIQAYHGLNFTKQFLWGDDIKSYSDFVWYKDAIEHYNPGSVVNFEYDSVTRQFKRFFVSFEAFITGFNNYCRPMLFIDFTFLTGKFKGGLMVACGKTVAFGLVPCENCENWKWFLTKLKGIIREDRPLTIISYRGIDLLKHVTEVFPNAYQSFCLYHMKGNILVPKGKSRQTAVKLFEQCYTALTKENFYAAAKSMSNLKLDSVVAWMMKIPLEKWDAHAFPGETWGENTSNIAESFNNVIKSDKPLLGLELVDSIRAKVMEHNYKRKLESYNWNKVFTPRIQARFNKRINDCRSYRFRRSSEKVFEIISPIRKQIVDLDSRTCSCRWWQKHS